One Lacunisphaera limnophila DNA window includes the following coding sequences:
- the flgB gene encoding flagellar basal body rod protein FlgB: MIDPVFQSQNYLLARKLLDASALQQEAIASNIANAETPGYRRLDVSADFAEQLKARTQSGEITRGGAASLQPTLVQDPFARSVRPDGNSVEIEKELLAMNKNAVEYEFLTEVISGNIKQLKMAITGRST; the protein is encoded by the coding sequence ATGATCGACCCGGTTTTCCAGTCCCAAAACTACCTCTTGGCCAGGAAGCTTCTCGATGCCAGCGCCCTGCAGCAGGAGGCCATCGCTTCCAACATCGCCAACGCCGAGACCCCGGGCTACCGCCGGCTCGATGTCTCGGCGGATTTTGCCGAACAGCTCAAGGCCCGCACCCAGTCCGGCGAGATCACCCGCGGGGGCGCCGCCTCCCTCCAGCCCACGCTGGTCCAGGATCCCTTCGCCCGCTCCGTGCGCCCCGACGGCAATTCCGTGGAGATCGAGAAGGAACTCCTCGCGATGAACAAGAACGCCGTCGAGTACGAGTTCCTCACCGAGGTCATCTCCGGGAACATCAAGCAGCTCAAAATGGCCATCACCGGCCGCAGCACCTGA
- a CDS encoding protein-glutamate methylesterase/protein-glutamine glutaminase — MNPSRKIRVLIVDDSAFVRKVATDTLAADPGIEVVGTAADPYEARDRIRELQPDVVTLDLEMPRMDGLTFLRLLMEHRPLPVIVLSSLSQRGSDFALEALRLGAVDVLGKPSGSSSFGNLGPQLIAMVKTAAVARIRRAGVAPTGARALPGRLRIDRRACILLGASTGGPESLREVLTALPAGLPGIAIVQHIPAGFSRAYADRLNGLCAFPVREAVDGERLDPNMALLAPGNFHLMLAWQGDHYRVRVVDGPQIWHQRPAVDLLFKSAADCGAGPHAIAGVLTGMGKDGAEGLLRLREKGASTFAQDEASCIVYGMPKAAWENGGAQRQLPLDRMAAHLTAHFLAPLSHSTPPTPAAYRHE, encoded by the coding sequence ATGAATCCGTCGCGCAAAATCCGGGTGCTGATCGTGGATGATTCCGCCTTCGTGCGAAAGGTGGCGACGGACACCCTCGCCGCCGATCCGGGCATCGAGGTGGTCGGCACCGCGGCGGACCCCTACGAGGCGCGGGACCGCATCCGCGAACTGCAGCCGGACGTGGTGACGCTCGATTTGGAGATGCCGCGCATGGACGGGCTGACCTTCCTGCGGCTGCTGATGGAGCACCGGCCGCTGCCGGTGATCGTGCTGAGCTCGCTGTCGCAGCGCGGCTCGGATTTTGCGCTCGAGGCGCTGCGCCTCGGCGCGGTGGATGTGCTCGGCAAGCCGAGTGGCTCGAGTTCCTTTGGCAACCTCGGCCCGCAGCTCATCGCCATGGTGAAGACCGCGGCGGTGGCGCGGATTCGCCGCGCCGGCGTGGCGCCGACCGGCGCCCGGGCCCTCCCCGGCCGGCTGCGCATCGACCGGCGGGCCTGCATCCTGCTCGGCGCTTCCACCGGGGGACCGGAGTCCCTGCGCGAGGTGCTCACCGCCCTGCCCGCCGGCCTGCCCGGCATCGCCATCGTGCAGCACATCCCCGCCGGCTTTTCCCGGGCCTACGCCGACCGGCTGAACGGCCTCTGCGCCTTTCCCGTACGCGAGGCCGTGGACGGCGAACGACTCGACCCCAACATGGCCCTGCTGGCCCCGGGCAACTTCCACCTGATGCTGGCCTGGCAGGGCGACCACTACCGCGTGCGGGTGGTGGATGGCCCCCAGATCTGGCATCAACGCCCGGCGGTGGACCTGCTGTTCAAGTCGGCCGCCGATTGCGGGGCCGGCCCGCACGCCATCGCGGGCGTGCTTACCGGCATGGGCAAGGACGGCGCCGAGGGCCTGCTGCGGCTGCGCGAAAAGGGCGCCAGCACCTTCGCGCAGGACGAGGCCAGTTGCATCGTCTACGGCATGCCCAAGGCCGCCTGGGAAAACGGCGGCGCCCAGCGCCAGCTGCCGCTTGACCGCATGGCGGCCCACCTGACCGCGCATTTTCTCGCCCCCCTCTCCCATTCGACCCCGCCCACCCCGGCGGCCTACCGCCATGAGTGA
- the fliE gene encoding flagellar hook-basal body complex protein FliE, with the protein MSPIGSTSALSAFPLQPLDVAQTGARIAAPLPDGMRLAAPTESFGNMLDGLVSTVAEKQAASANLTKSVLLGDSDQLHQSVIAMQEASVAFTLMVEVRNKLVESYQELMRMQV; encoded by the coding sequence ATGTCTCCCATCGGCTCCACCTCCGCCCTCTCGGCCTTCCCGCTCCAGCCCCTCGACGTCGCCCAGACCGGGGCGCGTATCGCCGCCCCGCTGCCCGACGGCATGCGCCTGGCCGCACCGACCGAGAGCTTTGGCAACATGCTCGACGGCCTCGTCTCGACCGTGGCCGAGAAACAGGCCGCCTCGGCCAACCTCACCAAGAGCGTCCTGCTGGGCGACAGCGACCAGCTCCACCAGAGTGTCATCGCCATGCAGGAGGCTTCCGTCGCTTTCACCCTGATGGTCGAGGTGCGCAACAAGCTCGTCGAGTCCTACCAGGAACTCATGCGCATGCAGGTGTGA
- the flgC gene encoding flagellar basal body rod protein FlgC: MNLIAGVDITAGALNAQKLRLDLVAQNIANAHTTRTPEGGPYRRKIISFESELVKRAGGASLTSVSVSGITSDKSPGQSVYNPQHPDAGPDGSVMMPNVNLAFEMVDLITATRAYEANLSVVKNARNLAMKVFQIGK; this comes from the coding sequence ATGAATCTCATCGCCGGCGTCGACATCACCGCAGGGGCCCTCAACGCCCAGAAACTCCGCCTCGATCTCGTCGCGCAGAACATCGCCAACGCCCACACCACCCGCACCCCCGAGGGTGGGCCCTACCGGCGCAAGATCATCTCGTTCGAGAGCGAACTCGTGAAACGCGCCGGGGGTGCCTCCCTCACCAGCGTCAGCGTTTCCGGCATCACTTCCGACAAGAGCCCCGGCCAGTCCGTCTACAATCCCCAGCATCCCGATGCGGGTCCCGACGGCTCCGTCATGATGCCCAACGTCAACCTCGCCTTCGAGATGGTCGACCTCATCACGGCCACCCGGGCCTACGAGGCCAACCTCTCCGTCGTCAAGAACGCCCGCAACCTCGCCATGAAGGTCTTCCAGATCGGCAAGTGA
- a CDS encoding CheR family methyltransferase — protein MRESEFDFIRQLVYQRSRICLDADKREMVSARLGKRLRATNLGTVTEYCQLLRSPEATEELSHLIDAISTNHTFFFRENAHFDFMRSHVIPEMQQRRRTENWPRFLAWSAACSSGEEPYSLAITLAEAMPAGWDWHIQCTDISHRILARASQGIYTEDVVGRLPVPVVRKHFQKGIGPQEGNYRVRAELRERLSFHQLNLLERDSPLNESFHVIFCRNVMIYFDRQTQEELVNRLARRLVPGGYLLVGHSESLTGINHSLQTVRPATYRRAPAS, from the coding sequence ATGAGGGAAAGTGAGTTCGATTTCATCCGCCAGTTGGTCTACCAACGGAGCCGCATCTGTCTTGACGCCGACAAGCGCGAGATGGTCAGTGCCCGTCTGGGCAAGCGACTGCGGGCCACCAACCTCGGCACCGTGACCGAATACTGCCAGCTCCTGCGCTCGCCCGAGGCGACCGAGGAGCTGTCGCATCTCATCGATGCGATCTCGACCAACCACACGTTTTTCTTCCGCGAGAACGCCCACTTCGACTTCATGCGGTCGCATGTGATCCCGGAGATGCAGCAGCGCCGGCGCACGGAGAACTGGCCGCGCTTCCTCGCGTGGAGCGCGGCGTGTTCCTCGGGTGAGGAGCCCTACTCGCTCGCCATCACACTGGCTGAGGCGATGCCGGCCGGCTGGGACTGGCACATCCAGTGCACGGACATCTCGCACCGCATCCTCGCGCGCGCCAGCCAGGGGATCTACACCGAGGACGTGGTGGGCCGGCTGCCGGTGCCGGTGGTACGCAAGCATTTCCAGAAGGGTATCGGGCCGCAGGAGGGCAACTACCGCGTGCGGGCCGAGCTGCGCGAACGGCTCTCCTTCCACCAGCTGAACCTGCTCGAGCGCGACTCCCCGCTCAACGAGTCCTTCCACGTGATCTTTTGCCGCAACGTCATGATCTACTTCGACCGGCAGACGCAGGAGGAGCTGGTCAACCGCCTGGCCCGGCGGCTCGTGCCGGGCGGCTATCTGCTGGTCGGGCACTCGGAAAGCCTCACCGGCATCAACCATTCTCTGCAAACGGTGCGACCGGCGACGTACCGCCGGGCGCCGGCCTCCTGA